The region CACAAAAGAATGTATTACTGATTTTATGTGATAGTTCAGGAACCAAAGCTGTCAATGTTTCTTTATTCTATATGTTACCACTGTTTTACCTTTCTTATGTTCAGTCGTTTCAGAGGCATTTTTGTCATATTAAGAGGATGAATGGTTGTTCATTAGCAGTAAACAAAATCATCACAgcttttttgtgaaataatcaAGTCTTGCCTTTCATAttctctccatccttctgtgtgtctttgttttatttcaatctGTCGTATCTTTCCTTCTATCTGTTTGCCCTGAGCAGGGTAGAGGGAGTTTGGGAGTTTAGGGAACAGTGTGCTGCTGCAAACCTCACTATAAAAGGAAGATAGCAATGAGAAGGCTTGTGCAGACTATGGCAACGCAGtaaaggagggggtgaggggtGGCGGGTGAGGGGGTTGCAGGGCtgtttaaaggaatatttcaaaattatgaaaaataccCTTATATCCATGTGATGTGTGTACAGTGAATATCAAgttacagccagcagctggttattTTAGTTAAGCATTAAGACTGCACACAGGGGGAAACTCTGTCCAAAATTAACTAACTAACACAAACTGCTATATCTAGTTGGTTTCATTTGTAcagaaacctaaaaaaaactgtaaaaacaacaaacagaggTTTTAGGAGAGGTTATATAACTGCATACAGCCAATAAATGCTCTGGCACATAACCTCTGTGAAACCACAACTGGTTGTTTTCACACTGGGATTTAACAAATGAGATGTAATTTGTTatttagtgagctttagaggtcaTGTTTGGAGGATTTATTTACCTTTGCACAGAGGCATACCCTGTGACTAGTCTTTATTCAATTAAGCAAACTAGCTGCTCGATGTGGCTTCATATTTAGTTAAAAATAAgagtgatatcaatcttctcatcaaGAAGTTAAATGAGTGCATGTCCCAGAATGTGAAACTATTCCTCTAACAAGATGATGTCTTTCAAAAAAGGATGAGTTACAAACAAAAATTAACACAGAATAACCAATGCTTTAATAAAGTGTGTAATGGATTACACAGATTTTGGGGAAAGAAGATATGTGGTACAAGTTCGCCGTGttaacactgtgtaacactcAACATTTACTTTCCATCAGGGTGCACAGAGTTACTTGACACCTCACAATTGTTGATGGCTCCTCAGGTAATAGTGTCGACCTTCCAGGACAAAAACGACTGTGACTCCCCCCTGACTCTGGCTTTGTGCTCCACCTCCCCTTATCCCCATCCACATCAGTGGACAATTTTAGCCCTCAGTTCCGAGTCTGTCCATAGCAGAGCCTCTGGCAGGCTGCCACAGCAAGCTGCCAAAGCTGAAGAGAGCGGGGAGAAGCAGGGGTGGGGTTGTGGGGACTGGGAGGGCGACCAAGCAgtgaaaagagaaggagagagagagagagagagagagagagagagagagagagagagagagagagagagagagagagagagagagagagagagagagagagagagagagagggagggagatggagagagagagtataaCTTTGGGAATCCTCAGAGGCAGCATAGGGAACAAACTTTTCTCTACTGGCTGCTTACTTTTGGACTTTCTCACATTTCATCAAAGACCTCAGTGTTCACAGAGTGAAGACAACGGATGATCATTTGTTTGCTTTCCTAGTTAAAGGGTTACTTATCTGTTTTTGTGATCAACAGAgattactttgttttgtttttctttgcattttttatcTAATTATTGCTTTACTGTTGGAGCTTTGAAGAAAGGTGTGACCGCACATCAGAAATCCTTCCAATCTTAGGTCTCTACAGCTCATGGGAGTGTGAAActggactgaaacacacacacacccatatatacacacacctgttgTTGCTGAGGATTCCCCTGGAGCGCAGTCATGGGCATCTGCGTCACGGTTGCTTGAGGGAATCTGTGCGTCTGTGAAGCTGTTTTCTGGTGGTGGCCTCGGTGAATGTTACAGTAGACGCTGACCTGCTTGTCCAGGGTAGAGGAGGGAGATGTCAACCTACTACCCACGCACCAAGGATCTGACTCGTACGAGGAAGTCACTGACAGATTCACCACCGTCCTCTCCATCCCCAACAGAGAAAAGCTACAGAGTAAGACCAGAACCTATTCTTGCACTGAAACACACTGTATTGACGTTAACTTTAATGATTCAGCCAGTTCAAGATGATAGATTACACATAGAGGAGTGTATTTacttgattattttaaaaagtatttttttgggGAGGAATGAGTACTCATAACTGAGTTTTTTACTCTCTATCAAGTTTTTCCCTCTTTTAGTAAATTAATCCAATCTAACACTTGAGTAAACCCAAAGAAAGCCTCTAATATCCTATAGGTGTTAGTGATTGATTTATAAACCAGATTAATTTGTGTGTGGATTTGTAAAATGCATTTAGACTTAATCTTCTATGTGGTAACATGTGAAAGCCTCAGGCTCTCTGTAGAGTAATTCTATCTTTGAATATATGCTGTGTTGAGctgtaaaagctttttttttattagcaggCCATAATGTAAAGTGGAATGACtttctattttctgacattgtgATTATTATATCGTGATTATGTGCATTTACATGAATAATCAGACACTCCAGAGTCACTAAACTagtttattaaaatgaacaaataactTGGGAACCACTCATCATCTCAGCTTATTTGTTGACTCGTGAAAGAGCAGCGAGTGTTTGCTCCGCAGCGCTAAGAGTCTGATCCTACTTTCTGGAAAAGATTTCTGGATTGAAACATTCCTACTGTAATttcctgttatttttttctgtctaagTGGCTTATTCTCATGGGCGttgtttgactgttttgtttatgtCAGAGCATCAGACTCAGCTGTGTGACAGCCACATTTAAAGGGACAGAAAGaaatcaaaaaatgtgaaacagcaATCTGTTTAGAGATGTGTAGATATTTGCTCATGCAATGTTGTGCAACACTACAGATGCTCTCATTAGAGCACAGTTGCCAGTGGTGAATGCTACCAGTGGATGCTGTCATTCTTTTTGCTCTCTTTTGAAGCAGTGTCAGTCTCGCTGCACTGTATCCATGGTGAAACTTCGGCATTAATTTTCCATGATGTCAGCCCAATCTCAATTGGCAGAGTTTTCATGGGAGAGGAAATGCAATAGAGAGGGCGTGGAATCAGGTTGATGCAGTACTTTTAGCACTTGCCACAGTATTTAGATGAGCACCTGGTCCTCtttaatgaaatacaatatgtgCTACAGCTGTGAGCAAAAGGAAGAAGTATAAACAACTTGAGTGATTTGCATTATTGGATGGACACTTGGACACTCATCGTGAAGCAGATGTGAGGCATTTGAGTAAAAacaggagaagaggaagatgatcTCAGTTTCCAGAAGGGCTGAGATGTTTTGTAAAGAGTTAATAGGAGGTGGCTGAAGTGAGGAAAGGTGAGTGAATGTGGAAGAAACGTCTTTTATGGTTGTGTGTGCAGTGTCCGTTCCAGTGGTGGGggtgaagagaaagagacagagagagagggagagagggagagagagagagagattgagagagagagagtgagagagagagagagagagtgtagcAGCAGGTTGCTCAGATTTTCCTACTGCAAAATCCAGTCAGCTCTGAAGAAGTGATGCCATGACACAAACAGGgggaagaaataaaagaggtGAGAGGGTGGATGGAGAGTCTCTTAATGATTATTTCATTGGCTCTTGCAAACTGCAGTTACAACATCATGTATACAGGCAGCCAGCATGTGTATCCCAAACCCTTCCTGCCACATATGATGATGGTCCTGGCAAGCCATAAAATTGGAGGCAGTTGTGTTTACAGAGCACCCATGGTTCGAGCATGCACCCGTTCAGAGGCTGTTTCCAACAGTCTAATACcctgttgtttttctccccTGGCTGATCATCTCTTCCTGCATCTGCTCTGCCTCACATAGTTCACTGAGCTACATGTGCCACTTCTTACTCCCTCTTTTTTGTCCTAACAAGGGAATCAGATTGGTGCAGCTGCCATCTGAAGGAGAATTTCAGCTGCAGTATGATTCATTTTCTGGCTTTGGCTCAGTGTAGACCAAAAGTTGCATGATGCAGACTTTCATGTAAAAGCATGCATGTGTTACTGTAAAaatctccccctccttccttttttgaAGGATAATATCCAGTCGCTTAAGCCCCACCGGGCCCTATTAAGATTTTGCTGGAATTAAAATCTAATTTCACTAATTTGCTAATCCTTTGGTGTGAAATAGGTTTGCATCCAGAAACGAATAATCTTGAAAGAGTTTGAAGGGCTGTGTAGCAGTTCATATCCCCACTTGCAGACTCTCTGATGATATATTCATAAAAGTGGGCCAATCATCCCAGCTGATTAATGAATGTAAACCAAATCTGATCGAGGGATCCCCTCGGTTTTGCACTGAGAGATTGGAGAGAGTGAGAACTCTCCCTCGCTCTGTCCTTGGCCCTTTTTCATCTGAGGTCATGGAGGTCTGTTTTCTGGATAGCTCTGCTAAAGCACATGACCACATAAGGACAGGCAGCACTGGCTCAGTTGTGTAAACACGTGCTGAGGAATAGCTCCTTTGACGCTGCATGAAATATCCCCCAACAAGCCAAATGGTAGCGCAGGAATAACTGAGCACTCCGTTCCTTTTGACATAAATTCCCCTCCTATAAAGCTCATGCTTTTTACAGAATCTACATCTGCTTCTTGTCTCAAACAGCTCCGACCGCCACACAAGACGTTCAGTGCAAAAGCATTTCCAAACAGAAGTGTTTAAAGCTGTCTTTTTCTGGCATGAGAGCAACTCCAAATCTTTGAATATGGAGGAGTAAAGTTTATGGGACTGTAGAAGATATTGTAAAGAGATCATGGATCAATCTGGCCTCATGTCATGGCAGCCTCTCTCCCTGGCTTTCTCAGCTGGTGGCTGTTTTGTTCAGTTTCATTCAGTGCAGAAATTGGTTTGGCTGAAGACCCAGTGTATGCATGACGTACAATAACACAGGGAGGCAGTAGACAGACATAAACTACACCTACAGGTTTCATGTAGGCACACGTTTGAAGGAATATAATTTCTGAAAACACAGACCAGAAATACGGTCAGAGTtcttgaaaaaaacatacaattccTCTGAATGTAGCACAATACCCGGACTCCTTGGTGACATGGAAACACATCCAGTATGTGATCACAACAGGCAACTTGGCAGCTGTGTAGACTGGACTACTCATAGCAAAAACCTTCCAGGACAGTCTGCTATCAGTATGTTCTCTGAGGTCAGCAGTCGAGCCGTCATATTTAGCTtctgatgtcatgatgtcatcTTTATGCTGAAGGCATTTGCGTGGCAGCCGCCTATTCTAAAAGATTAACCGGGCTCACAGGGGAGCTTTGACCTGTGTGAACTCTGTCGGTGTAGTGTTGGGGTGAATTATATCTCACTTCTGCGTGCACCTCGTCCCTCTGGAACCTCAGGCCTCTGAACACGCTGTGATAATTCACTtggaagttttgtttttgttctctgttGTCCCAGAATGGAAAATATTTCACTGCCAAGCGCTTGTTTGGTCTTATCAAACAAATAAATCTGGATGTAACCATGACTGAACGTTTTTACACAGTGTTGTTCCCATTTGCCTGGTGCTGAGTGATCTGACTAACATGGcttattctttgtttttcagcatGACAGACTGTCAAGGTAAGAATTtagcattgtttgtttttctcctatGTTACAGAACTGTATTTCCTGAAAAAAGTTGAAACAAACGCCCAACATAAAGTGGCATTGTGTACTGAATGTAAGATATGTTGCCTGTAGATATGACTCCAGTGGAGAGAGTGCGACAGACAAACCACTGGGCAGGACCAGCTCTTACACACGGAGAGAGACGAGGCTGGCTGCACTGAATAAACAGGAGCAAGACTCCACTACCAAAGATTACAAGAAGGTAGTAACTCTTACTTCAGTTTAAAGAGGCACATTCCTCCCCTGAATGATTCATGTTGGCAGAGAGCTGGAGTCCCATGTGACTGTCAGATCTCCATACAGATTTATCCATGTATGTACAGTAAACTCAGTGACTATTTTTGTAATGCTCCAATAAGGGCATGCGCATGAAGATTTGCTTTCAAGTTGCGATATTGTGCTGAAATAATTGCTGTACTGAACTCAACTTGATTTAGCCATGTAGCACTTGATTTAAGATTTTTTGCCCACTTCTCctcaaaaaaagggaaaaaaacataaattacatgTTTATGTTGAAATCTTCATATGtgattactttttttaaatgcaaagttTACCATAAATTGTTGTGAATATGTCAATAAAAACTAATTGAATTCTATTCTATTTGTTGAAATTATTTCATTAGtatatttttcacagtttttagaTATCTGCATCTCTGGTGATAATAAGATAAATCCAGCTGGACTGGAAATGCTTGTATTTTGAATATAAGATGGCATTTTTCTGCAGACAACGACAAGAAGAGCATACATCACCCAAAAAGTTATTGAGCTGCTGCACAGATAAGCAAGTCTGATCTAGCTCCACAAATATTGCATTGCCTATTATATGACTTtctagtgttattattattattgttattgttatttttacatttgatttattaatcttcaaaaaaaaattaagtgtttatatgttatctgtaaaatgttttgtttattaggTTTTAGACATGGCTATTGTCTTAAagcttgaaataaaaaaaaaaggcctattATTTCACTGTTGACAGATCTATGCAGACTGTTGAAATTACCCTTTTATTGTACATAGAAGGTAAAAGGTGCATCTCTAAAATAGAAATCAGAcactcacattttaaaaaccgtCATTGTTGTTAATACccaaagaaataataatattaccaCAATATAGTTGAGTAATTTGTTTTTTACTAAACTGATTGTTGACAGTGCATTTTGATATATTAACAATATAGAACAGTATACTGATTTACTGATTTTCTGCTGTTGATATATAATAAATAGCTGTCCATACAGTTAACTTTGGGTTAAGAAGGAAGAATAACAGCAGGCTCTAGATAATGTTCAAGATTTTGATATTTGCATTGATTACTTCaatataactttttatttctcGATTGGtcatattatgttattttattcctactttgtttagctttttttaatcaatgaagATCAAGCGATTCTTTAATATcactttgttcattttcagatgTACACAGAGGCTCTGCACGAGAATGAGCGTCTCAAATCCAGGTTGCAGGACAGCAAACAAGAACTGTCCAAGATTCGTTCCCAGCTGGAGAAAGTCACTCAGGTATAGAGTGCAGAAACAGTCACTGCATCATCCTTTAATCATCTTAAAATTAATACAAATGAAGGTCATGGCAGAGATGATTACTGACTTTGGATACAGATCTTGTAATATTTTATCTCAATAATAACAGAAATGTTCTGACTTCCAGAGGCACGAAAGGATATCAGAGAGATCTACTGTACTTGAATCGGAGAAAAGGGTAAGTTCCTTGGCAACTCTCTGGCATTTTGGTATTTAGATAAATGAGTGTCCATATCTTCTAtctgtctctttccttcttATTTTCCTGTCTGCTTGAATTCTAGTCTAATggctttttgggttttttccaAAGGAACAcagcaatatatttatttttcttgtttcttctttATCTACAGGAAAAACAGGCTCTGGAGAAAAAAGTGtcaggaatggaggaagaaataaaGGTTAGTCTATGCTACAAGAAATTCTGCATAGTCACCCTGCCTTGGgtttaaatgacacattttgttaCAAGTAATGCCTAATTTGtctcagaaatgttttgttCCTAACGCTGTAATCACCCTAACAGTCCTTGAAGGTACACACCCCTCCAGCCAAGCCCCTCTCACCCATGCTAAATCAAGCATGCCTAAAGAGTTTttacaaagcaaaacacacatatcGTACACTCCAGGGTTGTGGTTAGCCAGGTGGGTTTGGAGACAAGGAGAGGGAAGGTTAAAGCTTCAGGCTCATTACCCACAGTGTTCTGCTGGGCCACTTCCTGCCAGGCTAAGGAGGAGTCTGTGCTGCCGCTCCTCTGCTCCACTTATCCCACTGTTGGGGTGAACATTGTGACCTAGTTCCAGCTGAATACCAAACCCCGTCCAAGAGCAAAATACCTGCTTTTGTGAGACATTCCTGcactgtactgtgtgtattctgCTTCACAAAGAAACACAGGACAGAGTTGCAAAGAGATGTCAGGCCTgagtagatgtgtgtagttcACAATTCACACAATAAGATTATAATTTAATGATTAAAGGTTaggttcacaatgtttcaagtctctcctaaaacaacagtcaggtgccaaaatgaacattgaaacatgtttttcttacggtaatcatccctcctgttcataatgGCCAATAAGAGATCCCTTCATGATGCACtttaaatgtaagtgatgggggacaaaatccacagtactcctgtgcaaaaatgtatttaacagtttatttaaagttaatatgagGTTTCAGCTACATACATttgtcaaatcaagtcaatatctttcaaagttactgtCATTTTAGGGCCAAATGCCCTCTTTTTGTCACAATCCTTCACAGCAACAGGAAAACACTAGATAAAAGAgggacatttttttctaaaaagacTTAGTTATCCACTTAATTCAACCTTTGTTTCTCACTCTAAAAAAGTTTCACTGATGTTAAGTGACAAAACTTGCTGAATCAAGTACTGGTATAAAACTATACATATTAATAGTATTTCCACTTTGACtaagttaaatattttaaccaaaattgaaaaaaatcactCTTGTACTTTAGAGCACAAAAATATCCGTTCCCAAACCCActataaaatactgtatattaatattctACTCAAGCtgagttgattttttttttacccacatCAGTCTCGGTCATAACTACCAAATATGGATTAATTTTCAGAATTTTAGCcctttaaatgtcagtttttgacaagtaaaaagtacaatattgaAGGCAGGGATCTAGATTCAAAGCCTGACATAAAAAGCATGATTGTATGCTGTAATGGCACTGGAAACTAAAATTACGGTCTATTGAGGGAATTTCTGCCCATAAGGATCTGAgtgcacgcaaacacacacacacacacacacacacacacacacacacacacacacacacacacacacacacacacacacactcacagcatagcatagcatagcatagcatagcatagcatagcatagcatagcatacaTTTGCTACATGTGCGCCATAATAGCAGCAATGCCCCTAGTGGAAACCAGGAAAATAGATATTATTATTTGTGCCATTGGGCAAACACGAGAAAATTGCTCAGTCTTGGAAAAATAggaaaaactacaattttgaaGCCAGTGCCCTAGTTTGAAAGCATGATATAATAGAATGCTGGATTTTATGATGTGATGGCTGTGGTTGGTTTTGTCCTTAAGTAGCTGAGTGTCATGATTTTTATTACACAGTTTATGATATACTTTTTATAGGAAATTAGATTGAGcttcaaaactgaaaaaagctgGGGAAAAAACTACACCCTTATCaaattttaatatgtattaataCAGCCAGAATATTGcaaaattacaaattaaaaagccaaaaatgtcccTAGTGAGGCATAAGGAATATACAGAGAGTGACTGCAAATACTTACAAGGACATTAGAAATAGGACACAAACAGCAGTGTGGTGTGCCAGCAGCAGATGTTTGACCCTCATGTTGTCGTGGTTCCCTCAGCAGGATGCCCCACTGCGGTTCCGCTGTGGGTACCAGCCCTGAGGGCAGGCTGTCTCAGGGTAGGGGGGATGGTGAGTGGTCGCTATATGATGCAGAAGAGTGATTGACACTTGCCTGTCACTTCACACGATTCTCTTCTGTCAGAAACTGGGGCATGTTTACACGTGTGGACACACATGTACATCACATAGGCCGCTCAAAACTACTGTACT is a window of Scomber scombrus chromosome 10, fScoSco1.1, whole genome shotgun sequence DNA encoding:
- the LOC133987927 gene encoding protein phosphatase 1 regulatory subunit 12B-like encodes the protein MSTYYPRTKDLTRTRKSLTDSPPSSPSPTEKSYRHDRLSRYDSSGESATDKPLGRTSSYTRRETRLAALNKQEQDSTTKDYKKMYTEALHENERLKSRLQDSKQELSKIRSQLEKVTQKCSDFQRHERISERSTVLESEKREKQALEKKVSGMEEEIKILTELKSDNQRLKDENGALIRVISKLSK